The Eriocheir sinensis breed Jianghai 21 chromosome 21, ASM2467909v1, whole genome shotgun sequence genome includes a region encoding these proteins:
- the LOC127001529 gene encoding long-chain-fatty-acid--CoA ligase ACSBG2-like: MADVEGSSRLYRNGPDQVIPAASLKTWDADGAVQLVLSDEEAASFKPKSVYTMMREIAEEYPQHNALAVKRGVWKYWTYKQYFEEARTVAKAFIKLGLERFHGVCIMGFNSPEWAIASFGAVFAGGLSTGVYTTNSPEACRYLADNCEAQIIVVEDQDCLNKFLAVKRFLPNIKVIIQWSGIPGAPGVLSWPELLAVGMAERDTHLDERLSLAAVNQCCTLIYTSGTTGPPKGVMCSQDHLVWTSYKYKGDGSLIMGQERMLSYLPLSHLAANMLDLYIATVCAGLVYFAQPDALKGTLLQTLLEVQPTRFVAVPRVWEKMYEKMQEAGAQVGGLKKAVASWAKYHGLNYYNAIKEGRTLTAYETMANALAKKLILNKVKAAIGMSRATSLVSGTAPISKDVLEYFMSLDLPIMEGYGLSESMSICSVSLVDEGIWKLGSVGKIDPHVKCRLSYLDGCRPGEGEILIKGRNIFMGYLKMPDKTNETIDSEGWLYTGDIGSFDDEGYLYITGRIKELIITAGGENIPPVLIERAVLKELPFISNAMLIGDKRKYLSMLLTLKSEVDVDTGEPLSTLTPPCREAMVTLGLPHVHTVTEALAEVEQNPQGALATAIQEGIERYNTQHAISRAQRVQRWTLLPHDFSLPTGELNNTLKLKRSFVLEKYSDIIDSMYNSQDQSKLKSRL, encoded by the exons ATGGCTGATGTTGAAGGAAGCAGCAGGCTTTATCGGAATGGCCCAGACCAA GTCATCCCAGCAGCATCTTTAAAGACCTGGGATGCAGATGGAGCTGTGCAACTTGTGTTATCAGATGAGGAGGCTGCATCTTTCAAACCCAAGTCTGTATACACCATGATGAGAGAAATCGCTGAAGAGTATCCACAGCATAATGCACTGGCCGTCAAAAGAGGAGTGTGGAA ATACTGGACCTACAAGCAATACTTTGAGGAAGCCAGGACCGTTGCCAAGGCCTTTATCAAGCTGGGTCTAGAGAGATTCCATGGTGTCTGCATCATGGGCTTCAATTCTCCTGAATGGGCCATAGCCAGTTTTG GAGCAGTGTTTGCTGGTGGGCTTTCCACAGGAGTGTACACCACCAACTCTCCAGAGGCCTGCAGATACTTGGCTGACAACTGTGAAGCTCAAATAATTGTTGTAGAGGACCAAGATTGCTTGAATAAATTTCTAGCTGTCAAGCGCTTCCTTCCTAACATAAAGGT tatcattcagtGGTCTGGCATCCCAGGAGCACCTGGAGTACTGTCTTGGCCCGAGCTCTTAGCCGTGGGCATGGCTGAGAGGGACACACACCTGGATGAAAGACTCTCCTTGGCTGCAGTGAACCAGTGTTGCACGCTCATCTACACTTCTG ggACAACTGGGCCGCCAAAAGGAGTAATGTGCTCACAAGATCATCTAGTTTGGACAAGCTACAAGTACAAAGGAGACGGGTCACTGATAATGGGTCAAGAACGTATGCTGTCTTACCTTCCTTTGAGCCACCTGGCAGCAAACATGTTAGACCTTTACATAGCAACCGTGTGTGCTGGCCTTGTGTATTTTGCCCAGCCAGATGCATTGAAGGGCACCCTACTACAGACCCTCCTTGAA GTTCAGCCTACTCGTTTCGTTGCTGTTCCGAGGGTCTGGGAAAAGATGTATGAAAAGATGCAGGAGGCTGGGGCTCAAGTAGGAGGTCTGAAGAAAGCTGTTGCCTCCTGGGCCAAATATCATGGGCTGAACTACTATAATGccataaaggaaggaag AACCTTAACGGCATATGAGACAATGGCCAATGCACTCGCAAAAAAACTCATCCTCAACAAAGTAAAGGCAGCAATTGGCATGTCTCGTGCAACTAGCTTGGTCTCAG GAACTGCACCAATTTCCAAGGATGTTCTGGAGTACTTCATGAGCTTGGATCTACCCATTATGGAGGGCTATGGTTTGTCAGAGAGCATGAGCATATGTTCAGTGTCTTTGGTTGACGAAGGAATATGGAAACTAGGAAGTGTTGGCAAG ATCGACCCTCACGTTAAATGCCGCTTAAGTTACCTTGACGGATGCCGGCccggagagggagaaatattaatTAAGGGACGAAACATATTCATGGGGTATTTGAAGATGCCagataaaacaaatgaaaca ATTGACAGCGAGGGATGGCTGTACACAGGTGACATTGGGAGTTTTGATGATGAAGGATATCTATATATTACTGGACGCATCAAAGAGCTTATCATCACAGCTGGAGGTGAGAACATTCCCCCGGTGCTCATTGAGAGAGCAGTGTTGAAGGAACTCCCGTTCATCAGTAATGCAATGCTGATTGGGGACAAAAGAAA GTATTTGTCAATGTTGCTGACTCTGAAATCAGAGGTTGATGTGGACACTGGAGAACCACTGAGCACACTGACTCCACCTTGCCGGGAAGCAATGGTGACCCTCGGGCTTCCACACGTGCACACAGTGACTGAGGCTTTGGCTGAGGTAGAGCAGAACCCCCAAGGAGCTCTGGCTACTGCCATACAGGAGGGAATTGAGAG aTACAACACTCAACACGCCATATCAAGAGCACAGAGAGTGCAGCGCTGGACACTCTTGCCTCACGACTTTTCTCTTCCTACAGGTGAACTAAATAACACACTGAAGTTGAAAAGAAGCTTTGTTTTAGAAAAATATTCAGATATCATTGACTCCATGTACAATTCACAAGACCAGTCAAAACTAAAAAGTAGACTATAG
- the LOC127001527 gene encoding carbohydrate sulfotransferase 11-like — protein sequence MEVIKQRMADRSARVARACQQHSGTLLQQYSSWLGAAAEWAAVNRSLVTNPDLLVFRDQGLIWCKVPKVASTALVHGFLRVLGRSDLIDTQARGRLHKCIRDMLPHPSPHENLSSFTAFMVVRHPFQRVLSAYRDKLMNRLENSQFQIFQNKYGKLIIQNHRRHPQSKQYEDVPTFGEFVDYLIATPVWEYNEHWLPYYMTCTPCHYRHDIIMHLDSIAEEGKYLVHVTGLQELFPRHAHVTVKASHTHSNQENKPGKLNLSDYEVQYLHRDIQTGGTKSSTEAGFFSELDVQQLKKLYSVYRIDFDMFNFDISPYDSYVKGH from the exons ATGGAGGTTATAAAACAGCGAATGGCGGATCGCAGTGCACGCGTGGCGAGAGCATGTCAGCAGCACAGCGGCACGCTCCTGCAGCAGTACTC GAGTTGGCTGGGAGCGGCGGCCGAGTGGGCAGCGGTGAATCGTAGTCTTGTAACCAACCCTGACCTGCTGGTGTTTCGCGACCAAGGACTCATCTGGTGCAAG GTCCCTAAAGTGGCCTCCACCGCGCTGGTCCACGGGTTCCTGCGGGTGTTGGGTCGGAGTGACCTCATAGACACCCAGGCGCGGGGCCGCCTCCACAAGTGCATTCGCGACATGCTGCCACACCCCTCGCCGCATGAgaacctctcctccttcactgccTTCATGGTCGTCAGGCATCCTTTCCAGAGGGTTCTCTCAGCTTACAG GGACAAGTTGATGAACCGGTTGGAGAATTCTCAGTTTcaaatatttcaaaacaaatacGGCAAACTCATCATCCAGAACCACAGGCGACACCCGCAGAGCAAACAGTACGAGGACGTGCCCACCTTTGGAGAGTTTGTGGACTACCTGATTGCCACCCCAGTTTGGGAATATAACGAACACTGGCTACCCTACTACATGACCTGCACGCCTTGCCATTACCGGCACGACATCATCATGCATTTGGATTCCATTGCAGAAGAGGGAAAGTATCTTGTGCACGTTACTGGCCTTCAGGAGCTGTTCCCCAGACACGCCCACGTCACCGTCAAAGCCTCACACACTCACTCGAATCAAGAGAATAAACCAGGAAAGTTAAATTTAAGTGATTATGAAGTCCAATATCTTCACCGTGATATTCAGACCGGTGGAACCAAATCCTCCACAGAAGCAGGATTTTTCTCCGAACTTGACGTGCAGCAATTAAAGAAgttgtattctgtatataggatAGACTTTGACATGTTCAATTTTGACATTAGTCCTTATGATAGTTACGTAAAAGGTCATTGA